A single Candidatus Hydrogenedentota bacterium DNA region contains:
- a CDS encoding intradiol ring-cleavage dioxygenase, whose translation MIHDDEFRGILLSRKQALAAMAGAGAMLFGAGGAARAESRPCIALPAMTEGPFFVDDRLERSDIRTEPGTDIRTPGAELVLQLNVLQLAGGECVPFPGAMVDIWHCDALGVYSGASDSRQDTRDKRFLRGYQFTDANGVARFTTIYPGWYPGRAVHIHFKIQSPQADGRALEFTSQFFFDDRLSAKVYAQPPYLAHGPHERKNEDDGIFRRGGDQLMLDVVEKDGIYRATFDIAVKTDKIEAG comes from the coding sequence ATGATTCACGATGACGAGTTTCGCGGAATACTGCTGTCGCGCAAGCAGGCCCTCGCGGCGATGGCCGGCGCCGGCGCAATGCTCTTCGGCGCGGGCGGGGCGGCGCGCGCCGAATCGCGGCCCTGTATCGCCCTGCCGGCCATGACCGAGGGGCCATTTTTCGTGGATGATCGTCTGGAACGATCCGACATCCGGACGGAGCCCGGCACGGACATCCGCACGCCGGGCGCGGAACTGGTCCTGCAATTAAACGTGCTGCAACTGGCGGGCGGGGAGTGCGTTCCCTTTCCGGGCGCCATGGTGGATATCTGGCACTGCGACGCCCTCGGCGTGTATTCCGGCGCATCGGACTCCCGCCAGGACACGCGGGACAAGCGCTTCCTTCGGGGCTACCAGTTTACCGACGCCAATGGGGTGGCCCGCTTCACGACCATCTACCCCGGCTGGTACCCCGGCCGCGCGGTGCACATTCACTTCAAAATCCAGTCCCCGCAGGCGGACGGGCGCGCGCTCGAGTTCACGTCGCAGTTCTTCTTCGACGACCGGCTCAGCGCGAAGGTCTACGCACAGCCGCCGTACCTCGCGCACGGGCCGCACGAGCGCAAGAACGAGGACGACGGCATTTTCCGGCGCGGCGGCGATCAATTGATGCTCGACGTGGTGGAGAAGGACGGGATCTACCGCGCGACCTTCGATATTGCGGTGAAAACGGACAAGATCGAGGCGGGGTGA